The Paenibacillus tianjinensis genome has a window encoding:
- the sstT gene encoding serine/threonine transporter SstT: MNALLLKWNQVSLVKRIFIGIIVGIVLALAIPQATGIAIFGSLFVSALKAVAPVLVLLLVMTAISQHKKGHQTNMKSILALYGLSTFLAGLLAVVASFVFPVTLSLVTGANDLTPPDGIVEVLKSLLFKVADNPVSALMNANYIGILTWAILLGMALKNAKDSTKNMLSNFSDAVSQIVKWVINLAPLGIMGLVFDSITANGLSSLQDYGKLLLVLVGCMLFMALVVNPLIVYLNIRRNPYPLVLHCLKESGITAFFTRSSAANIPVNMSLCEEMKLDKDTYSVSIPLGATINMAGAAITISVLTLAAVHTVGIEVDFGTALILSILSAVAAAGASGVAGGSLLLIPLACSIFGIPNDVAMQVVGVGFIIGVLQDSCETALNSSSDLLFTATAEYAKKRKEGTEFVIHTKKSA, encoded by the coding sequence ATGAACGCATTATTGCTCAAGTGGAACCAAGTCAGCCTAGTAAAACGAATATTTATTGGGATCATAGTGGGTATTGTCCTGGCTTTAGCGATTCCACAAGCAACAGGGATTGCCATTTTCGGCTCCTTGTTTGTATCCGCCTTAAAGGCCGTTGCCCCCGTATTGGTCCTGCTCTTAGTAATGACAGCTATCTCACAGCATAAAAAAGGCCACCAGACAAATATGAAGTCCATTCTTGCCCTTTATGGTTTAAGTACATTTTTAGCGGGGTTGCTTGCGGTTGTTGCCAGTTTTGTATTTCCAGTGACCTTGTCCCTGGTAACGGGAGCGAATGACCTGACTCCGCCAGATGGGATTGTAGAAGTGCTTAAGTCGTTGCTGTTTAAGGTTGCCGACAATCCGGTAAGCGCCCTTATGAATGCTAATTATATCGGGATCCTCACTTGGGCTATCCTTCTAGGAATGGCTTTGAAGAATGCCAAGGATAGCACAAAAAATATGCTTAGTAATTTCTCGGATGCCGTCTCACAAATCGTCAAATGGGTGATCAACTTGGCACCACTGGGCATCATGGGACTTGTTTTTGATTCCATTACAGCCAACGGGCTTTCATCTTTGCAGGATTACGGCAAACTGCTGCTCGTTCTAGTTGGATGTATGCTATTTATGGCGCTTGTGGTTAATCCGTTGATCGTCTATCTGAATATTCGCCGAAATCCTTATCCGCTTGTCCTTCATTGCCTGAAGGAAAGCGGGATTACCGCATTCTTCACCCGCAGCTCAGCTGCTAACATTCCAGTCAACATGAGCTTATGTGAAGAAATGAAGCTGGATAAAGATACGTATTCGGTGTCCATTCCATTAGGGGCTACGATTAATATGGCGGGGGCAGCGATTACGATTTCCGTATTGACGCTCGCTGCTGTCCATACTGTTGGCATTGAGGTGGATTTTGGTACGGCGCTGATCCTAAGCATCTTATCGGCTGTAGCTGCTGCAGGTGCCTCCGGTGTTGCCGGCGGTTCGCTCTTATTGATTCCTCTGGCATGCAGCATCTTCGGCATTCCGAATGATGTAGCGATGCAGGTCGTTGGTGTAGGTTTTATCATTGGTGTGCTCCAGGACTCTTGTGAAACGGCCCTTAATTCATCTTCTGACCTACTCTTCACAGCCACAGCCGAATATGCAAAGAAACGTAAAGAAGGCACGGAATTCGTAATTCACACGAAAAAAAGTGCATAA